A genome region from Pristis pectinata isolate sPriPec2 chromosome 40, sPriPec2.1.pri, whole genome shotgun sequence includes the following:
- the sv2a gene encoding synaptic vesicle glycoprotein 2A gives MDDNAKDRTAFIRSAKDIAKEVKRQAARKVSRGTERLHDEYARRSYTRFQEEEDEDEEEEEDYRPRYSRPGDEEGASSDATEGQDEEDEIYEGEYQGIPHQRGAPEGPQPAEGEDFRAFEERDGEREKGRQQLAQQYELILQECGHGRFQWTLYFVLGLALMADGVEVFVVGFVLPSAEKDMCLSDSNKGMLGLIVYLGMMVGAFLWGGLADRLGRKQCLFMSLSVNCVCAFFSSFVQGYGIFLFCRLLSGIGIGGSIPIVFSYFSEFLAQEKRGEHLSWLCMFWMFGGIYASAMAWAIIPHYGWSFQMGSAYQFHSWRVFVLVCAFPSISAIIALNFMPESPRFYLENGKHDEGWMVLKQIHDTNMRAKGFPERVFSVTHIKTPQQEDELIEIQSDTGTWYRRWCVRFTNLFQQVWGNFLQCFSAQYRHTTLLMMAVWFTMSFSYYGLTVWFPDMIKHLQVLEYSSRTKLFYKERVEHFTFNFTLENQIHKNGDYYNDKFISMKMKSVIFEDSLFEDCYFEDITSSNSFFKNCTFVSTLFYNTDFFDYKLIGCRMVNSTFLHSKEGCQLDFSDENNAYMIYFVSFLGTLAVLPGNIVSALLMDKIGRLRMLAGSSTLSCISCFFVSFGNNESAMIALLCLFGGVSIASWNALDVLTVELYPSDKRTTAFGFLNALCKLAAVLGISIFQSFVGVTRAVPILLASVALALGSFLALKLPETRGLVLQ, from the exons ATGGACGACAACGCCAAGGACCGCACGGCCTTCATCCGTAGCGCCAAGGACATCGCCAAGGAGGTGAAGCGCCAGGCCGCCCGCAAGGTGAGCCGGGGGACTGAGCGCCTCCACGATGAGTATGCCAGGCGCTCCTACACCCGCTtccaggaggaggaggatgaggacgaggaggaggaggaggactacCGCCCTCGGTACTCCCGCCCCGGCGACGAGGAGGGCGCCTCCAGCGACGCCACCGAGGGCCAGGACGAGGAAGATGAGATCTACGAGGGGGAGTACCAGGGGATCCCGCACCAGCGCGGGGCACCCGAGGGCCCGCAGCCGGCGGAGGGCGAGGACTTCCGCGCCTTCGAGGAGCGGGACGGGGAGCGGGAGAAGGGAAGGCAGCAGCTGGCGCAGCAGTACGAGCTCATCCTGCAGGAGTGCGGACACGGCCGCTTCCAGTGGACCCTCTATTTCGTGCTGGGCCTGGCCCTCATGGCGGACGGCGTGGAGGTCTTCGTGGTGGGCTTCGTGCTGCCCAGCGCGGAGAAGGACATGTGTCTGTCTGACTCCAACAAGGGCATGCTGG GTCTCATCGTCTACCTGGGAATGATGGTGGGGGCGTTCCTGTGGGGAGGGCTGGCGGATCGCCTGGGGAGGAAGCAGTGCCTCTTCATGTCGCTGTCTGTCAACTGCGTCTGTGCCTTCTTTTCCTCGTTCGTCCAGGGATACGGGATCTTCCTGTTCTGCCGCCTCCTCTCGGGCATTGG GATTGGCGGCTCCATTCCCATAGTCTTTTCCTACTTCTCGGAATTCCTCGCCCAGGAGAAGCGCGGGGAGCACCTCAGCTGGCTCTGCATGTTCTGGATGTTCGGGGGCATCTACGCGTCGGCCATGGCTTGGGCCATCATCCCCCACTACG gctGGAGTTTCCAGATGGGCTCGGCCTACCAGTTCCACAGCTGGCGGGTGTTCGTGCTGGTCTGCGCCTTCCCCTCCATCTCTGCCATCATTGCTCTCAACTTCATGCCTGAGAGCCCTCGCTTCTATCTGGAG AACGGGAAGCACGATGAAGGATGGATGGTTCTGAAGCAGATCCACGACACCAACATGAGGGCCAAAGGTTTCCCCGAACGGGTGTTCTCG GTGACCCACATCAAGACCCCGCAGCAGGAGGACGAGCTGATCGAGATCCAGTCGGACACGGGGACCTGGTACCGTCGTTGGTGTGTCCGCTTCACCAACCTCTTCCAGCAG GTCTGGGGCAACTTCCTGCAGTGTTTCTCTGCTCAGTACCGGCACACCACACTGCTGATGATGGCGGTCTGGTTCACCATGTCCTTCAG TTACTACGGTCTGACGGTGTGGTTTCCAGATATGATCAAACATCTGCAAGTGCTGGAGTACTCTTCGAGGACGAAGCTCTTCTACAAGGAGAGAGTCGAGCACTTCACCTTCAACTTCACTCTGGAAAACCAGATCCACAAGAACGGAGACTACTACAACGACAA GTTCATCAGCATGAAGATGAAGTCGGTGATCTTCGAGGACTCGCTCTTCGAAGACTGTTACTTTGAGGACATCACGTCCAGCAACAGTTTCTTCAAGAACTGCACCTTCGTCTCGACGCTGTTCTACAACACAG atttcTTTGACTACAAACTGATCGGGTGTCGGATGGTGAACAGCACCTTCCTGCACAGTAAGGAGGGCTGTCAGCTGGACTTCAGCGACGAGAACAATGCTTACATGATCTACTTCGTCAGCTTCCTGGGAACGCTGGCTGTGCTGCCCGGCAACATCGTCTCCGCGCTCCTCATGGACAAGATCGGTCGCCTCCGGATGCTGG ccgGTTCTAGCACCCTCTCCTGCATCAGCTGTTTCTTCGTCTCCTTCGGCAACAACGAGTCGGCCATGATCGCCCTGCTCTGCCTGTTCGGGGGGGTCAGCATCGCCTCCTGGAACGCGCTGGACGTCCTCACCGTGGAGCTGTACCCGTCGGACAAACG GACCACGGCCTTTGGATTCCTCAATGCCCTCTGCAAGCTGGCGGCcgtcctgggcatcagcatcttcCAGTCCTTCGTGGGGGTAACGCGGGCAGTGCCCATCCTCCTGGCCTCCGTCGCCCTGGCGCTGGGCAGCTTcctggccctcaagctgcccgagACCCGGGGTCTGGTCCTGCAGTGA